A DNA window from Micromonospora sp. NBC_01739 contains the following coding sequences:
- a CDS encoding PLP-dependent cysteine synthase family protein: protein MTQLDRCDEASRRWVTEAIAAVEADANRSADTHLLPFPLPRQWGIDLYLKDESVHPTGSLKHRLARSLFLYGLCNGWIGPDTTIVEASSGSTAVSEAYFARMLGLPFIAVMPASTSPEKIAQIEFQGGRCHLVEDPAKVVIEARWLAEDSGGHYMDQFTYAERATDWRGNNNIAESIYAQLALERHPVPAWVVVGAGTGGTSATIGRYVRYRRLPTKLCVVDPENSAFYPAWQAANWSVCTGRGSRIEGIGRPTVEASFLPSVVDRMVQVPDAASLAAMRSGSAVLGRRVGGSTGTNLWGAFGLIAEMLAAGRTGSVVTLICDAGDRYADTYYADEWVAAQGLDLAPHLATIERFLTDGSWPA, encoded by the coding sequence GTGACTCAACTCGACCGGTGTGACGAGGCGAGCCGACGGTGGGTGACCGAGGCGATCGCCGCTGTCGAAGCCGACGCGAACCGGTCCGCCGACACCCACCTGCTGCCGTTTCCGCTGCCCCGACAGTGGGGCATCGATCTCTACCTCAAGGACGAGTCGGTCCACCCGACCGGGTCGCTGAAGCATCGCCTGGCCCGTTCGCTGTTCCTCTACGGGCTCTGCAACGGCTGGATCGGCCCGGACACCACCATCGTGGAGGCATCCTCCGGCTCCACGGCCGTCTCCGAGGCGTACTTCGCCCGGATGCTGGGCCTGCCCTTCATCGCGGTGATGCCGGCCTCCACCTCGCCGGAGAAGATCGCCCAGATCGAGTTCCAGGGCGGTCGGTGTCACCTGGTCGAGGACCCGGCGAAGGTGGTCATCGAGGCCCGCTGGCTGGCCGAGGACTCCGGCGGGCACTACATGGACCAGTTCACCTACGCCGAGCGGGCCACCGACTGGCGGGGCAACAACAACATCGCCGAGTCGATCTACGCGCAGCTGGCCCTGGAGCGTCACCCCGTACCCGCCTGGGTGGTGGTCGGTGCCGGCACCGGCGGCACCAGCGCGACCATCGGCCGCTACGTCCGCTACCGGCGACTGCCCACCAAGCTCTGCGTGGTCGACCCGGAGAACTCCGCCTTCTATCCCGCCTGGCAGGCGGCGAACTGGTCGGTGTGCACCGGGCGAGGCTCCCGGATCGAGGGCATCGGCCGACCCACCGTCGAGGCCTCCTTCCTGCCCTCGGTGGTGGACCGGATGGTGCAGGTGCCCGACGCCGCCTCGCTGGCCGCCATGCGTTCCGGCTCGGCGGTGCTGGGCCGGCGGGTGGGAGGCTCTACCGGCACCAACCTGTGGGGGGCCTTCGGACTCATCGCCGAGATGCTGGCCGCCGGCCGGACCGGCTCGGTGGTCACCCTGATCTGCGACGCCGGTGACCGGTACGCCGACACCTACTACGCCGACGAGTGGGTGGCGGCGCAGGGCCTGGACCTGGCCCCGCACCTGGCCACGATCGAACGCTTCCTGACCGACGGCAGTTGGCCGGCCTGA
- the mqnE gene encoding aminofutalosine synthase MqnE, protein MDAGLKRELEAKVYAGERLTREDGIALYASDDLTWLGRLAHHKRTELNGDRVMFNVNRHLNLTNVCSASCAYCSFQRKPGEKDAYTMRIDEAVRKAKEMEDEQLTELHIVNGLHPTLPWRYYPKVLRELKAALPKVNLKAFTATEVQWFEKISGLSADEILDELMDAGLESLTGGGAEIFDWEIRQHIVDHACHWEDWSRIHRLAHSKGMKTPSTMLYGHIEEPRHRVDHVLRLRELQDETGGFQVFIPLRYQHDFVDSADGKIRNRIQARTTMASPAESLKTFAVSRLLFDNVPHVKCFWVMHGLSVAQLSLNFGVDDLDGSVVEYKITHDADSYGTPNTMHRDDLLHLIWDAGFRPMERNTRYEVVREYDPAPSLAQRRAEPQQVWA, encoded by the coding sequence ATGGACGCCGGACTCAAGCGTGAGCTCGAAGCGAAGGTGTACGCGGGGGAGCGGCTGACCCGGGAGGACGGCATCGCCCTCTACGCCAGCGACGACCTGACCTGGCTGGGCCGGCTGGCCCACCACAAGCGCACCGAGCTCAACGGTGACCGGGTCATGTTCAACGTCAACCGGCACCTCAACCTGACCAACGTGTGCAGCGCCAGCTGTGCGTACTGCTCGTTCCAGCGCAAGCCGGGCGAGAAGGACGCGTACACGATGCGTATCGACGAGGCGGTCCGCAAGGCCAAGGAGATGGAGGACGAGCAGCTCACCGAGCTGCACATCGTCAACGGCCTGCACCCGACCCTGCCCTGGCGCTACTACCCCAAGGTGCTGCGTGAGCTGAAGGCGGCGCTGCCGAAGGTCAACCTCAAGGCCTTCACCGCCACCGAGGTGCAGTGGTTCGAGAAGATCAGCGGCCTGAGCGCCGACGAGATCCTGGACGAGCTGATGGACGCCGGCCTGGAGTCGCTGACCGGCGGTGGCGCGGAGATCTTCGACTGGGAGATCCGGCAGCACATCGTCGACCACGCCTGCCACTGGGAGGACTGGTCGCGGATCCACCGGCTGGCCCACAGCAAGGGCATGAAGACCCCCTCGACGATGCTCTACGGCCACATCGAGGAGCCTCGGCACCGGGTAGACCACGTGCTGCGGCTGCGCGAGTTGCAGGACGAGACCGGGGGCTTCCAGGTCTTCATCCCGCTGCGCTACCAGCACGATTTCGTGGACTCGGCGGACGGCAAGATCCGTAACCGGATCCAGGCCCGCACCACGATGGCCTCACCGGCCGAATCGTTGAAGACCTTCGCGGTCTCCCGGCTGCTGTTCGACAACGTCCCGCACGTCAAGTGCTTCTGGGTGATGCACGGGCTCTCGGTGGCCCAGCTGTCGCTCAACTTCGGGGTGGACGACCTGGACGGCTCCGTCGTGGAATACAAGATCACCCACGACGCGGACTCCTACGGCACGCCGAACACCATGCACCGCGACGACCTGCTGCACCTGATCTGGGACGCCGGCTTCCGCCCGATGGAGCGCAACACCCGCTACGAGGTGGTCCGCGAGTACGACCCCGCGCCGAGCCTGGCGCAGCGTCGCGCCGAGCCGCAGCAGGTCTGGGCCTAA
- a CDS encoding Lrp/AsnC family transcriptional regulator, with the protein MDAIDLALVDLLRGNARLSYAELARQVGLSAPAVHERVGKLEAGGVIRAYRAEVEPETIGLAVTALISIVEDSNADTDDVLEAFRAIPEIESCYFMAGVESFLLKARVSTIAELEQLIVRLNRTPGVASTRTSIALSTKWENRPQPVGPSS; encoded by the coding sequence GTGGACGCCATCGACCTCGCCCTCGTGGATCTGCTGCGCGGCAACGCCCGCCTCTCGTACGCCGAACTCGCCCGCCAGGTCGGGCTCTCCGCGCCCGCAGTGCACGAACGCGTCGGCAAGCTGGAGGCCGGTGGGGTGATCCGCGCCTACCGTGCCGAAGTCGAGCCGGAGACCATCGGGCTGGCCGTGACCGCTCTGATCAGCATCGTCGAGGACTCCAACGCGGACACCGACGACGTGCTGGAGGCCTTCCGGGCCATCCCCGAGATCGAGTCCTGCTACTTCATGGCCGGGGTCGAGTCCTTCCTGCTCAAGGCTCGGGTGAGCACCATCGCCGAGCTGGAGCAGTTGATCGTGCGGCTGAACCGTACCCCCGGGGTGGCCTCGACCCGGACCAGCATCGCGCTGTCGACCAAGTGGGAGAACCGTCCACAGCCGGTCGGGCCCTCCTCCTGA
- a CDS encoding menaquinone biosynthesis decarboxylase translates to MAARGFPYTDLKDFLVALERAGELRRVGVPVDPTLEISEVVTRTVRANGPALLFERPTRGEMPVAINLFGTEKRTAMALGVESLDEIGNRIGEMLKPELPMGFSGMMGGLGKVMQLKSMPPKKVKTAPCQQVVYRGKDVDLNRLPGLQVWPGDGGIFHNFGLTHTKHPETGKRNLGLYRLQQHSHNTLGMHWQIHKNSTAHHAVAERLGQRLPVAIAIGCDPVVSYSSSAPLPADIDEYLFAGFLRGERVEMVDCLTVPLQVPAHAQVVLEGYLEPGERLPEGPFGDHTGFYTPVEPFPVLHVEAMTMQRDPVYHSIVTSQPPQEDHGLGKATERIFAPLLRFLIPDIVDYDLPAAGVFHNCAIVSIRKRYPKHAQKVMNAIWGAHMMSLTKLIVIVDEDCDVHDYNEVAFRAFGNVDYSRDLLLTEGPVDHLDHASYQQFWGGKAGIDATRKLPSEGYTRGWPEEMTMTPEVVSLVDKRWKEYGIQ, encoded by the coding sequence ATGGCTGCTCGTGGGTTTCCGTACACCGATCTCAAGGATTTCCTGGTGGCGCTGGAGCGCGCCGGTGAACTGCGCCGGGTCGGGGTCCCGGTCGACCCGACACTGGAGATCAGTGAGGTGGTGACCCGTACGGTCCGGGCCAATGGGCCGGCGCTGCTGTTCGAGCGGCCGACCCGAGGCGAGATGCCGGTGGCGATCAACCTGTTCGGCACCGAGAAGCGGACCGCGATGGCCCTCGGGGTGGAGTCCCTGGACGAGATCGGCAACCGGATCGGGGAGATGCTCAAGCCGGAACTGCCGATGGGCTTCTCCGGCATGATGGGCGGCCTGGGCAAGGTCATGCAGCTAAAGTCGATGCCCCCGAAGAAGGTCAAGACCGCCCCCTGCCAGCAGGTGGTCTACCGGGGCAAGGACGTGGACCTGAACCGGCTGCCCGGCCTTCAGGTGTGGCCGGGTGACGGCGGGATCTTCCACAACTTCGGGCTGACCCACACCAAGCACCCGGAGACCGGCAAGCGCAACCTCGGGCTGTACCGGCTCCAGCAGCACAGCCACAACACCCTCGGCATGCACTGGCAGATCCACAAGAACTCCACCGCCCACCACGCCGTCGCCGAGCGGCTCGGCCAGCGGCTGCCGGTGGCCATCGCGATCGGCTGCGATCCGGTGGTCAGCTACTCGTCCAGCGCGCCCCTGCCGGCCGACATCGACGAGTACCTGTTCGCCGGGTTCCTACGCGGCGAGCGGGTGGAGATGGTCGACTGCCTGACGGTGCCGTTGCAGGTGCCGGCGCACGCCCAGGTGGTGCTGGAGGGCTACCTGGAGCCCGGTGAGCGCCTGCCGGAGGGACCCTTCGGGGACCACACCGGCTTCTACACCCCGGTGGAGCCCTTCCCGGTGCTGCACGTCGAGGCGATGACCATGCAGCGCGACCCGGTCTACCACTCGATCGTCACCTCGCAGCCTCCGCAGGAGGACCACGGCCTGGGCAAGGCCACCGAGCGGATCTTCGCCCCGCTGCTGCGGTTCCTCATCCCGGACATCGTCGACTACGACCTGCCGGCCGCCGGGGTCTTCCACAACTGCGCGATCGTGTCGATCCGCAAGCGCTACCCCAAGCACGCGCAGAAGGTGATGAACGCGATCTGGGGCGCACACATGATGTCGCTGACCAAGCTGATCGTGATCGTGGACGAGGACTGCGACGTGCACGACTACAACGAGGTGGCCTTCCGCGCCTTCGGCAATGTCGACTACTCCCGGGACCTGCTGCTGACCGAGGGCCCGGTGGACCACCTGGACCACGCCTCGTACCAGCAGTTCTGGGGTGGCAAGGCCGGCATCGACGCCACCCGCAAGCTGCCCAGCGAGGGCTACACCCGGGGCTGGCCCGAGGAGATGACCATGACCCCCGAGGTCGTCTCCCTGGTAGACAAGCGCTGGAAGGAATACGGCATCCAATGA
- a CDS encoding DEAD/DEAH box helicase, whose translation MGTASPAASAEAVSFEALGLPEPLVRTLSRQGITQPFEIQRATVPDALAGRDVLGRGQTGSGKTLAFGLPLLARIGDGHRARPLRPRALVLVPTRELAMQVSDALLPLGRAVGVFVKTAVGGVPYDRQIDALRRGVEVMVATPGRLGDLIERGVCQLDDVEITVLDEADQMADMGFLPDVTELLSKTPAHAQRLLFSATLDNDVDSLVRRFMTDPVTHSTAPATAAVSTMDHHMLLIPPSDKFPVTASIAARAGRTIVFARTQLGVDRLVSQLAAVGVRAGGLHGGKTQRMRTRTLAEFREGRTTVLVATDVAARGIHVDGVSLVLHVDPPKDPKDYLHRAGRTARAGETGAVATLVLPKQRRTTLAMMEKAGVQPAETRVRAGDPALTELTGAREPSGVPVREEPEGPRRSSRPGGPRRFGDGPTAERRYRDRPTERRYSDDTRSTARYGTDSRSERGYGSDSRGERRYGTDSRGEGGYRTDSRGEGGYRDPIRSERGYGGQGRGERRYGDRPRSDARGPQDRPREEWRGSGGRPRVRTH comes from the coding sequence ATCGGCACCGCCTCGCCCGCCGCCTCCGCCGAGGCGGTCAGCTTCGAGGCCCTGGGCCTACCCGAGCCGCTGGTTCGGACGCTCTCCCGCCAGGGCATCACCCAACCGTTCGAGATCCAGCGCGCCACCGTGCCCGACGCCCTCGCCGGGCGGGACGTGCTCGGCCGGGGTCAGACCGGCTCCGGCAAGACCCTGGCCTTCGGGCTGCCGCTGCTGGCCCGGATCGGCGATGGGCACCGGGCCCGGCCGTTGCGCCCCCGGGCCCTCGTCCTGGTGCCCACCCGGGAGCTGGCCATGCAGGTCAGCGACGCCCTGCTGCCGCTGGGCCGCGCGGTCGGGGTGTTCGTCAAGACCGCCGTCGGCGGGGTGCCCTACGACCGCCAGATCGACGCCCTGCGGCGCGGCGTGGAGGTCATGGTGGCCACCCCCGGTCGGCTCGGCGACCTGATCGAGCGTGGCGTCTGCCAGCTCGACGACGTCGAGATCACCGTGCTCGACGAGGCGGACCAGATGGCCGACATGGGCTTCCTGCCCGATGTCACCGAACTGCTGTCGAAGACTCCGGCGCACGCCCAGCGGCTGCTCTTCTCGGCCACTCTGGACAATGATGTGGACTCGCTGGTGCGGCGCTTCATGACCGACCCGGTCACCCACTCGACCGCCCCGGCCACCGCTGCGGTGTCCACCATGGATCACCACATGCTGCTGATCCCGCCGAGCGACAAGTTCCCGGTGACCGCCTCGATCGCGGCGCGGGCCGGTCGGACCATCGTCTTCGCCCGCACCCAGCTAGGTGTGGACCGACTCGTCAGCCAACTCGCGGCGGTCGGTGTCCGGGCCGGCGGGCTGCACGGCGGCAAGACCCAGCGGATGCGTACCCGCACCCTGGCCGAGTTCCGCGAGGGACGGACCACCGTGCTGGTCGCCACGGACGTGGCGGCCCGGGGCATCCACGTCGACGGGGTCTCCCTGGTGCTGCATGTCGACCCGCCGAAGGATCCCAAGGACTACCTGCACCGGGCCGGCCGCACCGCCCGCGCCGGGGAGACCGGTGCGGTGGCCACTCTGGTGCTGCCCAAGCAGCGACGCACCACCCTGGCGATGATGGAGAAGGCCGGGGTGCAGCCGGCGGAGACCCGGGTACGGGCCGGGGACCCGGCGCTGACCGAGCTGACCGGGGCGCGGGAGCCGAGTGGGGTGCCCGTACGCGAGGAGCCGGAGGGCCCGCGTCGCAGCAGCCGCCCGGGTGGCCCGCGCCGCTTCGGCGACGGACCCACCGCGGAGCGCCGTTACCGTGACCGGCCCACCGAGCGCCGCTACAGCGACGACACCCGCAGCACGGCCCGCTACGGCACCGACAGCCGGAGCGAGCGCGGCTACGGGAGCGACAGCCGGGGCGAGCGCCGTTACGGCACCGACAGCCGGGGCGAGGGTGGCTACCGGACCGACAGCCGGGGCGAGGGCGGTTACCGCGACCCGATCCGCAGTGAGCGGGGTTACGGCGGTCAGGGTCGTGGCGAGCGCCGGTACGGCGACCGACCCCGCTCGGACGCTCGGGGCCCGCAGGACCGGCCGCGCGAGGAGTGGCGTGGGTCGGGTGGGCGCCCCCGGGTGCGTACCCACTGA
- a CDS encoding DUF4229 domain-containing protein produces the protein MSAAVKYTLGRVGLFAAVVAALWPVNIDIFLKLIVALLFSAALSFFLLKGWRDEMAEEMAVAAERRRTEKEQLRSALAGDDKADTDGDAPSAEQPGGSDSRPGPSA, from the coding sequence GTGAGTGCGGCGGTCAAGTACACCCTCGGCCGGGTCGGGCTGTTCGCGGCCGTGGTGGCGGCCCTCTGGCCGGTCAACATCGACATCTTCCTGAAGCTGATCGTGGCGTTGCTGTTCTCCGCCGCCCTGTCCTTCTTCCTGCTCAAGGGCTGGCGGGACGAGATGGCCGAGGAGATGGCCGTCGCCGCCGAGCGGCGCCGTACCGAGAAGGAGCAGTTGCGCTCCGCCCTGGCCGGTGACGACAAGGCCGACACCGACGGCGATGCCCCCTCCGCCGAGCAGCCGGGCGGCTCCGATTCCCGGCCCGGCCCCTCGGCCTGA
- a CDS encoding BldC family transcriptional regulator, with protein sequence MDTGDRLLTPGEVAALFRVDPKTVTRWAAAGRIGSIRTPGGHRRFRESEVRALLEGEGMLEEADDMGRPRSTGPAAPTGPGPANAGMY encoded by the coding sequence GTGGACACTGGAGATCGCCTGCTGACACCGGGTGAGGTCGCCGCGTTGTTTCGGGTTGACCCGAAGACCGTGACGCGCTGGGCGGCGGCGGGCCGGATCGGCAGTATCCGGACTCCAGGAGGGCATCGCCGGTTTCGGGAATCCGAGGTGCGGGCCCTGCTTGAAGGGGAGGGCATGCTGGAAGAGGCGGATGACATGGGCAGACCGCGCAGTACGGGCCCAGCCGCCCCGACCGGACCGGGCCCGGCCAACGCCGGCATGTACTGA
- a CDS encoding putative glycolipid-binding domain-containing protein — MPTMPKSLLWTRIDTAGAEHALADDSHGLAAHGTQVAADPIPYTCRYQLLTDPQWVSLRLEVEVEGAGWRRSVRLERASDRWRVTAAEQGDLDAALTATGHAPAGLPGVEDPDRLADALDVDLGGSPLFNTLPVRRLRLADQPAGTNFPIRVAWVLVPSLTVLPAEQVYTALGGDRFRYASGSFSAEIDMDPDGFVLHYPGLARRGR, encoded by the coding sequence ATGCCGACCATGCCGAAGTCGTTGCTGTGGACCCGGATCGACACCGCCGGGGCCGAACACGCCCTGGCCGACGACAGCCACGGACTGGCGGCGCACGGCACACAGGTGGCTGCGGATCCGATCCCGTACACCTGTCGTTATCAACTGCTGACCGACCCCCAGTGGGTGAGTCTTCGGCTGGAGGTCGAGGTCGAGGGAGCGGGCTGGCGGCGGAGCGTACGCCTGGAACGGGCCAGCGACCGATGGCGGGTGACGGCCGCCGAGCAGGGTGATCTGGACGCTGCCCTGACCGCCACCGGCCACGCCCCGGCCGGGCTGCCGGGGGTGGAGGATCCGGACCGGCTGGCCGACGCCCTGGATGTCGATCTGGGCGGCTCGCCGCTGTTCAACACCCTGCCGGTGCGCCGGCTCCGGCTGGCCGATCAGCCCGCCGGCACCAACTTCCCGATCAGGGTGGCCTGGGTGCTGGTGCCCAGCCTGACGGTGCTGCCCGCCGAGCAGGTCTACACCGCGCTGGGCGGCGACCGGTTCCGGTACGCCAGTGGCAGCTTCAGCGCCGAGATCGACATGGACCCCGACGGCTTCGTCCTGCACTACCCGGGTCTGGCCCGCCGGGGCAGGTGA
- the mqnP gene encoding menaquinone biosynthesis prenyltransferase MqnP, whose amino-acid sequence MTPPSTPPTPRDPSPRRDLAFSVADSSASAGSVPTESARSRGRVKAFLRLVAIEHSVFALPFAYLSALTAMSVNGGRVRWLDLGLITVAMVGARTFAMAANRILDRRIDARNPRTANRELVTGAVSLRTAWTGAGVALAVFLAAAALLNPLCLVLAPLAVVPLIVYPYGKRFTNWPHAILGLAQMVGPVGAWLAVTGTFAGSGPAWLLGAAVGLWIGGFDLIYACQDAEVDREIGVHSVPARYGLRFALHASTVSHVVTFVLFGWFGVLVGFGWLWWIGLALTAVAFGYQHLVVKPTDLSRVNRAFFTANGFVGIALFLFALLDLVIRLGLRP is encoded by the coding sequence ATGACGCCCCCCTCCACCCCACCCACCCCCCGCGACCCCTCTCCCCGCCGCGATCTTGCATTTTCGGTCGCTGATTCGTCCGCTTCGGCCGGGTCTGTCCCGACGGAAAGTGCAAGATCGCGGGGGCGGGTGAAGGCGTTTCTGCGGCTTGTGGCGATCGAGCACTCGGTGTTCGCCTTGCCGTTCGCTTACCTGTCGGCGTTGACCGCTATGTCGGTTAACGGGGGGCGGGTGCGGTGGCTCGACCTTGGGTTGATCACTGTGGCCATGGTGGGGGCGCGGACCTTCGCCATGGCGGCCAACCGGATCCTGGATCGGCGGATCGACGCCCGGAATCCGCGTACCGCCAATCGGGAGCTGGTGACCGGGGCGGTCAGCCTGCGGACGGCCTGGACCGGGGCGGGCGTCGCCCTGGCGGTCTTCCTGGCCGCAGCCGCCCTGCTCAACCCCCTCTGCCTGGTGCTGGCCCCGCTGGCGGTGGTGCCGCTGATCGTCTACCCGTACGGCAAGCGGTTCACCAACTGGCCGCACGCCATCCTGGGCCTGGCCCAGATGGTCGGCCCGGTCGGCGCCTGGCTGGCGGTCACCGGCACCTTCGCCGGCTCCGGCCCGGCCTGGCTGCTCGGCGCCGCCGTCGGTTTGTGGATCGGCGGCTTCGACCTGATCTACGCCTGCCAGGACGCCGAGGTGGACCGGGAGATCGGGGTGCACAGCGTCCCGGCCCGGTACGGGCTGCGGTTCGCCCTGCACGCCTCCACGGTGTCGCACGTGGTGACATTCGTGCTGTTCGGCTGGTTCGGGGTGCTTGTCGGCTTCGGCTGGCTCTGGTGGATCGGGCTGGCGCTGACCGCGGTCGCCTTCGGCTACCAGCATCTGGTGGTCAAGCCGACCGACCTGAGCCGGGTCAACCGGGCATTCTTCACCGCCAACGGCTTCGTCGGCATCGCCCTGTTCCTCTTCGCCCTGCTCGACCTGGTGATCCGCCTGGGCCTGCGGCCCTGA
- a CDS encoding UbiX family flavin prenyltransferase, with protein sequence MREPWVIGVSGASGTPYAAAVLRGLLDAGQSVDLIVSRAARLTVLDETGRPFRDAHWAADLAAWLGRDLDDADVRHWPAGDLAAGPSSGSYPVRGMAVVPASTAACAGIAIGLSKDLLQRSAEVNLKERRPVVVVPRETPVTRSHLEHLIALHDAGAVVLPASPGFYGAGAAASAAQLVDFVAGKVLDALGVPHTLFRRWAGKVNADRT encoded by the coding sequence ATGCGCGAACCATGGGTGATCGGGGTGTCCGGGGCGTCAGGTACGCCGTACGCGGCTGCGGTCCTTCGCGGACTGCTGGACGCCGGGCAGTCGGTGGACCTGATCGTCTCCCGGGCGGCCCGGTTGACCGTTCTGGACGAGACCGGGCGTCCGTTCCGCGACGCCCACTGGGCCGCGGACCTGGCCGCCTGGCTAGGTCGTGATCTCGACGACGCGGATGTGCGGCACTGGCCGGCCGGCGACCTGGCGGCCGGTCCCAGCAGCGGGTCCTATCCGGTACGCGGAATGGCCGTGGTGCCCGCGAGCACGGCGGCCTGTGCCGGTATCGCGATCGGGTTGTCCAAGGACCTGTTGCAGCGCTCCGCCGAGGTGAACCTCAAGGAACGCCGGCCGGTGGTCGTGGTGCCCCGGGAGACCCCGGTGACCCGCAGCCACCTGGAACACCTGATCGCCCTGCACGACGCCGGGGCGGTGGTGCTGCCCGCCAGCCCCGGTTTCTACGGTGCCGGAGCTGCCGCCTCCGCCGCCCAACTGGTGGATTTCGTGGCCGGCAAGGTGCTCGACGCCCTGGGGGTGCCGCACACCCTGTTCCGCAGATGGGCCGGAAAGGTGAACGCGGACCGGACCTGA
- a CDS encoding C40 family peptidase, which produces MVGSEHGRRRQRQHPVVSPVLRPMLWSALLSAVATAVLSAPAYAEPGVPVTVPDTGSRPVLTGPLNLPGGAPATTAPGVIPTTISPGGSALEQQINAAEARIGELGTQLLDLQQQLTEAETQQASAARDLEFATAALQQAQQRADQAAAQAIKLHAALPPAGFVTDLLDLDLLRRANLGERAEHDTAPAAGELSRAQSDEQVATQAHTAAESRLRGVRDQHTATQKALRDEEAKLVKLREQNATQLVELARQQERAEQQLGADYPTQSADGLVAHPTALAALAYARRQLGDPYVWGATGPNSFDCSGLVWSAYRSAGYYKLPRVARDQYYATRSRTVSRSALLPGDLVFFASGSSWRTIHHMGMYVGNGKMIHAPTSGDVVKISTVRWSRLYAATRVVGAVPAPAVTPTPPAPKPTPTPSKPTPTTPAPKPTTPKPDPTTPKPDPTTPKPTPTTPSPTPAPTPSETPPPSVTPPGTTTPSPTRTTTPPPENDEGDNSPTTAASSLAPQESVSATPSAATTPSAAGGR; this is translated from the coding sequence ATGGTCGGCAGCGAGCACGGGCGACGGCGGCAGCGGCAACATCCGGTGGTCTCGCCGGTGCTACGACCGATGCTCTGGTCCGCGCTGCTCAGCGCCGTCGCCACCGCGGTCCTCTCGGCACCGGCGTACGCCGAGCCAGGGGTGCCGGTGACCGTGCCCGACACCGGTTCCCGCCCGGTGCTCACCGGCCCGCTGAATCTGCCCGGCGGAGCCCCGGCGACCACCGCCCCCGGTGTGATTCCCACGACCATCTCGCCCGGCGGCAGCGCCCTCGAGCAACAGATCAACGCCGCCGAGGCCCGGATCGGCGAGCTGGGCACCCAACTACTCGATCTGCAACAGCAGCTCACCGAGGCCGAGACCCAACAGGCCAGCGCCGCGCGTGATCTGGAGTTCGCCACGGCCGCGCTGCAACAGGCACAGCAGCGCGCCGACCAGGCCGCCGCCCAGGCGATCAAGCTGCACGCGGCCCTGCCACCCGCCGGCTTCGTCACCGATCTGCTCGATCTGGACCTGCTCCGGCGGGCCAACCTCGGCGAGCGGGCCGAGCACGACACCGCCCCGGCGGCCGGTGAGCTGAGCCGCGCCCAGTCCGACGAACAGGTGGCCACCCAGGCGCACACCGCGGCCGAGTCCCGGTTGCGCGGGGTCCGGGACCAGCACACCGCCACCCAGAAGGCGCTGCGCGACGAAGAGGCCAAGCTGGTCAAGCTGCGCGAGCAGAACGCCACCCAGTTGGTCGAGCTGGCCCGCCAGCAGGAACGCGCCGAGCAGCAACTGGGTGCCGACTACCCCACCCAGTCGGCGGACGGGCTGGTCGCGCACCCCACCGCCCTGGCGGCCCTGGCGTACGCGCGGCGGCAACTGGGCGACCCCTACGTCTGGGGGGCCACCGGTCCGAACTCCTTCGACTGCTCCGGGCTGGTCTGGTCGGCGTACCGGTCGGCGGGCTACTACAAGCTGCCCCGGGTCGCCCGGGACCAGTACTACGCGACCAGGTCCCGGACGGTCTCCCGGTCCGCCCTGCTCCCCGGCGACCTGGTCTTCTTCGCCAGCGGCAGCAGTTGGCGGACCATCCACCACATGGGGATGTACGTCGGCAACGGCAAGATGATCCACGCCCCGACCAGCGGTGACGTGGTGAAGATCTCCACGGTGCGCTGGTCCCGCCTGTACGCGGCGACCCGGGTGGTCGGCGCGGTGCCCGCCCCGGCGGTCACCCCCACCCCGCCGGCCCCGAAGCCGACGCCGACCCCTTCGAAGCCGACGCCGACCACCCCGGCGCCGAAGCCCACCACCCCGAAGCCCGACCCGACCACCCCGAAGCCGGACCCGACCACTCCGAAGCCGACGCCGACGACCCCCTCGCCGACCCCGGCGCCCACCCCCTCGGAGACCCCGCCTCCGTCGGTCACCCCACCGGGCACCACGACGCCGAGCCCGACCCGGACTACGACGCCTCCGCCCGAGAACGACGAGGGCGACAACAGCCCGACCACGGCGGCGAGCAGCCTCGCTCCCCAGGAGAGCGTCTCGGCCACCCCCTCGGCGGCCACCACCCCCTCAGCGGCCGGTGGCCGCTGA